The Planktothrix sp. FACHB-1365 genome contains a region encoding:
- a CDS encoding transposase — protein sequence MLKVVKVRLYPDAQQQQSLAQAFGSCRWLWNYCLNLMNQTYKETGKGLSGYAVKKIIPQLKKEYEWLTLTYSQCLQQVCLNLGVAFNNFFEKRAKYPRFKSKHGKQSIQYPQNVKVADSYLTLPKIGDVAATIHRPIEGKVKTVTISKNCSNQYFAAILLDDGKDKPEPTLDGKAIGIDLGLTDFVVTSDGSKFDNPRILSKHEKNLKIKHQQLSRKQKGSNNRVKSRKRVARVHRKITNCREDFLHKLSRRIVNENQVIVVENLNVKGMMQNHCLAKSIHQVGWGMFCTMLKYKAEMEGKIYQEVERFFPSSKTCCMCLNQVGSLPLDVRFWTCENCHKLLRSLI from the coding sequence GCTTTGGAATTATTGCCTGAATTTGATGAACCAAACATACAAAGAAACTGGTAAGGGTTTATCTGGATACGCAGTAAAAAAAATAATTCCCCAGTTAAAGAAAGAGTATGAGTGGCTAACACTAACCTACTCACAATGTTTGCAGCAGGTTTGTTTGAATTTGGGGGTAGCTTTTAATAACTTTTTTGAAAAACGAGCTAAATACCCTAGATTCAAGTCAAAGCACGGTAAGCAGTCAATACAGTACCCTCAAAATGTCAAAGTTGCTGACAGTTATTTAACTCTGCCAAAAATAGGAGATGTAGCAGCAACAATTCATAGACCGATTGAAGGTAAAGTTAAGACTGTCACTATATCTAAAAACTGCTCCAACCAATACTTTGCAGCTATTTTGTTGGATGACGGCAAAGATAAGCCAGAACCGACCCTAGACGGCAAAGCAATAGGTATTGACTTGGGGTTAACTGACTTCGTTGTTACCAGCGATGGGTCTAAGTTTGATAATCCTAGAATACTGAGCAAGCATGAAAAGAATTTAAAGATTAAACACCAGCAACTCTCTCGAAAACAAAAAGGTTCTAATAACCGTGTTAAATCTCGAAAAAGAGTTGCTAGAGTTCATCGAAAAATAACAAACTGTCGTGAAGATTTTCTCCACAAGCTATCTCGTAGGATAGTCAACGAAAACCAAGTTATTGTTGTGGAAAATCTCAATGTTAAAGGCATGATGCAAAATCATTGTTTGGCTAAATCTATTCATCAAGTTGGATGGGGAATGTTTTGCACAATGCTTAAATACAAGGCAGAAATGGAGGGAAAAATCTATCAGGAAGTTGAGAGATTCTTTCCGAGTTCAAAAACCTGTTGTATGTGCTTGAACCAAGTTGGTAGCTTACCTCTAGATGTAAGATTCTGGACTTGTGAAAACTGCCATAAGCTGCTACGCAGCTTGATTTAA